From a single Mangifera indica cultivar Alphonso chromosome 19, CATAS_Mindica_2.1, whole genome shotgun sequence genomic region:
- the LOC123202883 gene encoding metal transporter Nramp5-like yields MASQNQQQQPEISQRWGSGSNRIAAINVEGTTPSPIVTTTNNDDKSFDDQQKPGWKKFVAFIGPGFLISMAYIDPGSLETGLQAGSIHQYELLWVILIGLIFALIIQSLAANLGVCTGKHLSELCKVEYPKYVNYSLCLLAEIAVINADIPEVIGTAFALNILLHIPVWVGVLITGLSTMLLLGLQRYGMRKLEMLIAIFVFIIAGCFFGEMGYVKPPAVDVFKGLFIPKLSGQGAVSDTIALLGANVMPHNLFLHSALVLSRKVPSSVRGINDACRYFLIESAVPMFIALLINVAMVSVTGAVCSRSNLSENTIEQCNNVTLDSASFLLKNVLGKSSSIVYGLALLASGQSSSITGTYAGQFIMQGFLDIKMRQWLNNLMTRCISITPSLIVSIIGGPQGAGRLIIISSMILSFELPFALIPLLKFSNSSSKMGPHKNSIYIIVISWILSLGMIGINVYFLSTGFIGWLIHNDLPKVGNVFIGIVVFPLMIVYILALIYLVFRKDTVVTFIQPTEQHPVTQVNIENELANPNGQMELDCIPYRDDLVDIPLPQ; encoded by the exons ATGGCAAGCCAGAATCAGCAACAACAACCAGAAATTTCTCAAAGATGGGGCAGCGGGAGCAACCGCATAGCTGCTATCAATGTAGAGGGAACGACACCATCTCCCATTGTCACGACTACCAACAATGACGACAAAAGTTTTGACGATCAGCAG AAACCTGGATGGAAAAAGTTTGTGGCGTTTATAGGCCCTGGTTTTCTTATCTCAATGGCTTATATTGACCCTGGAAGCT TGGAAACTGGTTTGCAAGCAGGATCTATTCACCAATATGAg cTATTATGGGTAATTCTTATCGGATTGATCTTTGCTCTTATAATCCAGTCCCTTGCTGCAAATCTTGGTGTATGCACTG GTAAACATTTATCAGAATTATGCAAGGTTGAGTACCCAAAATATGTCAACTACAGCCTGTGTTTGCTGGCCGAAATAGCTGTCATAAACGCTGATATCCCAGAAG tgATTGGGACAGCCTTCGCTTTAAACATACTCTTGCACATCCCAGTATGGGTTGGAGTTCTCATCACTGGCTTGAGCACTATGCTGTTGCTCGGCCTGCAAAGATATGGG ATGAGAAAGCTGGAAATGTTGATAGCAATATTCGTATTCATAATAGCTGGTTGTTTCTTTGGAGAAATGGGTTATGTAAAGCCTCCGGCAGTTGATGTCTTCAAGGGTCTGTTTATTCCCAAGCTCAGTGGCCAAGGCGCTGTAAGCGACACCATCGCCCTATTGGGCGCCAACGTCATGCC GCACAATCTATTTCTTCACTCAGCTCTTGTGCTTTCCAGAAAAGTGCCCAGTTCTGTCCGTGGCATAAAC GATGCGTGTAGATATTTCCTCATAGAGAGTGCAGTGCCCATGTTTATAGCATTGTTAATCAATGTCGCGATGGTGTCCGTAACAGGCGCAGTTTGCTCTCGCTCAAATCTCTCAGAAAATACCATTGAGCAGTGCAATAATGTTACACTTGACTCTGCTTCTTTCCTCCTCAAG AATGTGCTGGGAAAATCGAGCTCGATTGTTTATGGCCTTGCCCTTCTTGCCTCAGGGCAAAGTTCCTCCATCACAGGAACTTATGCTGGACAATTTATCATGCAG GGTTTCCTGGACATCAAAATGAGACAATGGCTAAATAATTTGATGACAAGGTGCATTTCAATTACGCCAAGTCTCATTGTTTCAATTATTGGTGGACCTCAAGGGGCAGGAAGATTAATCATCATTTCTTCG ATGATACTGTCATTTGAACTGCCATTTGCTCTTATCCCTCTTCTAAAATTTAGCAACAGTAGTAGCAAGATGGGACCCCACAAGAACTCTATATAT ATCATCGTTATTTCATGGATTTTGAGCTTGGGAATGATAGGCATCAATGTGTATTTCTTGAGCACAGGATTTATAGGTTGGCTAATCCACAATGACTTGCCCAAAGTCGGAAATGTGTTCATCGGCATTGTTGTGTTTCCCCTGATGATCGTTTATATATTAGCACTCATCTACTTAGTTTTCCGAAAAGACACTGTTGTGACATTTATTCAACCCACAGAGCAACACCCAGTAACCCAAGTTAACATAGAGAATGAGCTTGCAAACCCTAATGGACAGATGGAATTGGACTGTATACCTTATAGAGATGATTTGGTTGATATCCCTCTACCACAGTAG
- the LOC123203542 gene encoding metal transporter Nramp5-like, translating to MASPNQQHQPEISQPWGGGSNLNDDKNFDDQQKPGWKKFVAFVGPGFLVSMAYIDPGSLETDLQAGANHRYELLWVVLVALIFALIIQSLAANLGVCSGKHLSELCKAEYPKYVKYCLWLLAEIAVINADIPEVIGTAFALNILFHIPVWVGVLLTGFSTLLLLGLQRYGMRKLEMLIAIFVFIIAACFFGEMVYVKPPAVDVFKGLFIPKLSSQGAVGDTIALLGTTVMPHNLFLHSALVLSRKVPNSVRGINDACRYFLIENAIPLFVALLINVAMVSITGTVCSAPNLSEQTRDQCNNITLDSASFLLQNVLGKSSSIVYAIALLASGQSSAITGTYAGQFIMQGFLDLKMRKWLRNLMTRCIAITPSLIVSIIGGPQGAGRLIIISSMILSFELPFALIPLLKFSNSSSKMGPHKNSIYIIVISWILSLGMIGINVYYLSIGFVGWLIHNDLPRVGNVFIGIIVFPLMVVYLLAIIYFAFKKNTVVTFIEPTEEHLVAQTNMENRLACPNEQIELELECVP from the exons ATGGCAAGCCCGAATCAGCAACATCAGCCAGAAATTTCTCAACCATGGGGCGGCGGGAGCAACCTCAACGATGACAAAAATTTTGACGATCAGCAG AAACCTGGATGGAAAAAGTTTGTGGCGTTTGTAGGCCCTGGTTTTCTTGTCTCAATGGCTTATATCGACCCTGGAAGCT TGGAAACTGATTTGCAAGCAGGAGCTAATCACCGATATGAG CTATTATGGGTAGTTCTTGTCGCATTAATCTTTGCTCTTATAATCCAGTCCCTTGCTGCAAATCTTGGAGTATGCTCTG GCAAACATTTATCAGAATTATGCAAGGCTGAGTACCCAAAATATGTCAAGTACTGCCTGTGGTTGCTGGCCGAAATAGCTGTCATAAACGCTGACATCCCAGAAG TGATTGGGACAGCCTTCGCATTAAATATACTCTTTCACATCCCAGTATGGGTTGGAGTTCTCCTCACCGGCTTCAGCACTCTCTTGTTGCTCGGCCTGCAAAGATATGGG ATGAGAAAGCTGGAAATGTTGATAGCAATATTCGTATTCATAATAGCTGCTTGTTTCTTTGGAGAAATGGTTTATGTAAAGCCTCCTGCAGTTGATGTCTTCAAGGGCCTGTTTATTCCCAAGCTAAGTAGCCAAGGCGCTGTAGGCGACACCATCGCCCTATTGGGAACCACCGTCATGCC GCACAATCTGTTTCTGCACTCAGCTCTTGTGCTCTCCAGAAAAGTGCCCAATTCTGTCCGTGGCATAAAC GATGCGTGCAGATATTTCCTTATAGAGAATGCAATACCCCTATTTGTAGCATTGTTAATCAATGTAGCGATGGTGTCCATAACAGGCACTGTTTGCTCAGCCCCAAATCTCTCAGAACAAACCAGGGATCAATGCAACAATATAACACTCGACTCCGCTTCTTTCCTCCTTCAG AATGTGTTGGGAAAATCGAGCTCGATTGTTTATGCCATTGCCCTGCTTGCCTCAGGGCAAAGCTCCGCCATCACAGGAACTTATGCTGGACAATTTATTATGCAG GGTTTCCTGGAcctgaaaatgagaaaatggcTAAGGAATTTGATGACAAGGTGCATTGCAATTACACCAAGTCTCATTGTTTCAATCATTGGTGGACCTCAAGGGGCAGGAAGATTAATCATCATTTCTTCG ATGATACTGTCATTTGAACTGCCGTTTGCTCTTATCCCTCTTCTAAAATTTAGCAACAGTAGTAGCAAGATGGGACCCCACAAGAACTCTATTTAT ATCATTGTTATTTCATGGATTTTGAGCTTGGGAATGATAGGCATCAATGTGTATTACTTGAGCATAGGATTTGTAGGTTGGCTAATCCACAATGACTTGCCGAGAGTGGGAAATGTGTTCATCGGCATTATAGTGTTTCCCCTTATGGTCGTTTATCTATTAGCAATCATCTATTTTGCTTTCAAAAAAAATACTGTTGTAACATTTATTGAACCAACAGAGGAACACCTAGTAGCCCAAACTAACATGGAGAATAGGCTTGCATGCCCTAATGAGCAGATAGAATTGGAACTGGAATGTGTACCTTAG
- the LOC123202884 gene encoding metal transporter Nramp5-like: protein MASRNQQQQPEISQPWGSGSNRIAAINAEGTTPSPNVTTNNDDKSFVDQQKPGWKKFLAFVGPGFLVSLAYLDPGNMETDLQAGASHQYELLWVVLIGLIFALIIQSLAANLGVSTGKHLSELCKAEYPRFVKYCLWLLAELAVIAADIPEVIGTAFALNILFHIPVWVGVLLTGFSTLLLLSLQRYGVRKLEMLIAILVIIMAGCFFGEMSYVKPPAVDVLKGLFIPKLSGQSATGDAIALLGALVMPHNLFLHSALVLSRKVPNSVRGIKDACRYFLIESGIALFVALLINVAIVSVSGTVCSAPNLSENISDQCNNITLNSASFLLKNVLGKLSSIVYGIALLASGQSSAITGTYAGQFIMQGFLDMKMRKWLRNLMTRSIAITPSLIVSIIGGPQGAGRLIIIASMMLSFELPFALIPLLKFSSSSTKMGPHKNSIYIIVISWILGLGIIGINVYYLSTGFVGWLIHNDLPKVGNVFISIIVFPLMAIYLLAIIYLAFRKDTVVTFIEPTKEDPVAQTNLENGLVYPNRQMELGHVPYIEDLADIPLPPP from the exons ATGGCAAGCCGGaatcaacaacaacaaccaGAAATTTCTCAACCATGGGGCAGCGGGAGCAACCGCATAGCTGCTATCAATGCAGAGGGAACGACACCATCTCCCAATGTCACTACCAACAACGATGACAAAAGTTTTGTCGATCAGCAG AAACCTGGATGGAAAAAGTTTTTGGCGTTCGTAGGCCCTGGTTTCCTTGTATCATTGGCTTATCTTGACCCAGGAAACA TGGAAACTGATTTGCAAGCAGGAGCTAGTCACCAATATGAG CTATTATGGGTAGTTCTTATCGGATTGATCTTTGCTCTTATAATCCAGTCCCTTGCTGCAAATCTTGGTGTAAGCACTG GCAAACATTTATCAGAATTATGCAAGGCTGAGTACCCAAGATTTGTCAAGTACTGCCTGTGGTTGCTGGCCGAATTAGCTGTCATAGCCGCTGATATCCCAGAAG TGATTGGGACAGCCTTCGCATTAAATATACTCTTTCACATCCCAGTATGGGTTGGAGTTCTCCTCACTGGCTTCAGCACTCTCTTGTTGCTCAGCCTCCAAAGATATGGG GTGAGGAAGCTGGAAATGTTGATAGCGATACTTGTAATCATAATGGCTGGTTGTTTCTTTGGAGAAATGAGTTATGTAAAGCCTCCTGCAGTCGATGTCCTTAAGGGCCTGTTTATTCCCAAGCTTAGTGGCCAAAGTGCTACAGGCGACGCCATCGCCCTACTGGGCGCCCTCGTCATGCC GCACAATCTGTTTCTGCACTCAGCTCTTGTGCTTTCCAGAAAAGTGCCCAATTCTGTCCGTGGCATAAAG GATGCATGTAGATATTTCCTTATAGAGAGTGGAATAGCCTTATTTGTAGCATTGTTAATCAATGTTGCGATAGTGTCGGTATCAGGCACTGTTTGCTCAGCCCCAAATCTCTCAGAAAATATCAGTGATCAATGCAATAATATTACACTCAACTCCGCTTCTTTCCTCCTCAAG AATGTGCTGGGAAAATTGAGCTCAATTGTTTATGGCATTGCCCTTCTGGCCTCAGGGCAAAGCTCCGCCATCACGGGAACTTATGCTGGACAATTTATTATGCAG GGTTTCCTGGacatgaaaatgagaaaatggcTGAGGAATTTGATGACAAGGAGCATTGCTATTACACCAAGTCTCATAGTTTCAATTATTGGTGGACCTCAAGGGGCAGGAAGATTAATCATTATTGCCTCG ATGATGTTGTCATTTGAACTGCCATTTGCTCTCATCCCTCTTCTCAAATTTAGTAGCAGTAGCACCAAGATGGGACCCCACAAGAACTCTATTTAT ATCATTGTAATTTCATGGATCTTGGGCCTGGGAATTATAGGCATCAATGTGTATTACTTGAGCACAGGATTTGTAGGTTGGTTAATCCACAACGACTTGCCCAAAGTGGGAAATGTGTTCATCAGCATCATAGTGTTTCCTCTTATGGCCATTTATCTATTAGCAATCATCTATTTGGCTTTCAGAAAAGACACTGTTGTGACGTTTATTGAGCCCACAAAGGAAGACCCAGTTGCCCAAACCAATTTGGAGAATGGGCTTGTATACCCTAATAGGCAGATGGAATTGGGTCATGTACCTTACATAGAGGATTTAGCCGATATCCCTCTACCACCACCGTAG